The Pseudomonas orientalis genome contains a region encoding:
- the hisH gene encoding imidazole glycerol phosphate synthase subunit HisH, producing the protein MQTVAVIDYGMGNLHSVAKALEHVGAGKVLITSDANVIREADRVVFPGVGAIRDCMAEIRRLGFDSLVREVSQDRPFLGICVGMQALLDSSEENGGVDCIGLFPGQVKFFGKDLHEDGEHLKVPHMGWNEVRRAVDHPLWHEIPDMARFYFVHSYYIAAGNPRQVVGGGHYGVDFAAALADGSRFAVQFHPEKSHTHGLQLLQNFAAWDGRW; encoded by the coding sequence ATGCAGACGGTCGCGGTTATCGATTACGGCATGGGTAACCTGCACTCGGTGGCCAAGGCCCTCGAGCACGTGGGTGCCGGCAAGGTGCTGATCACCAGCGATGCCAATGTGATTCGTGAAGCCGACCGCGTGGTGTTTCCAGGCGTTGGCGCGATTCGCGATTGCATGGCCGAGATCCGTCGCCTGGGCTTTGACAGCCTGGTGCGCGAAGTCAGCCAGGACCGTCCGTTCCTCGGTATCTGCGTGGGCATGCAAGCCTTGCTCGACAGCAGTGAAGAGAACGGCGGTGTCGACTGCATCGGTCTGTTTCCCGGCCAGGTGAAGTTCTTCGGCAAAGACCTGCATGAAGACGGCGAGCACCTCAAGGTGCCGCACATGGGCTGGAACGAAGTGCGTCGCGCGGTGGATCACCCGCTGTGGCACGAGATTCCGGACATGGCGCGCTTCTACTTTGTGCACAGCTATTACATCGCCGCCGGTAACCCGCGCCAGGTGGTGGGGGGCGGGCATTACGGCGTCGACTTCGCCGCCGCGCTGGCCGACGGTTCGCGCTTTGCCGTGCAGTTTCACCCGGAGAAGAGCCATACCCATGGCCTGCAATTGCTGCAGAACTTCGCCGCGTGGGATGGGCGCTGGTAA
- a CDS encoding DUF2164 domain-containing protein, whose translation MARKSKPPILNLAPEQEREATDKIKRFMEDRFELKLGSFEVAEILELFTTEVAPHYYNRAIFDTQTLLKERFESIESDLWSLEKP comes from the coding sequence ATGGCCAGGAAGTCGAAGCCGCCGATCTTGAACCTTGCGCCCGAGCAGGAGCGTGAGGCCACCGACAAGATCAAGCGTTTCATGGAAGACCGCTTCGAGCTCAAGCTGGGCTCGTTCGAGGTCGCCGAGATTCTCGAGCTGTTCACCACCGAAGTGGCACCGCACTATTACAACAGGGCGATTTTCGACACGCAGACGCTCCTTAAAGAAAGGTTCGAAAGCATCGAAAGCGACTTGTGGTCGCTTGAGAAACCCTGA
- the hisB gene encoding imidazoleglycerol-phosphate dehydratase HisB encodes MVERMASVERDTLETQIKASINLDGTGKARFDIGVPFLEHMLDQIARHGLIDLDIVSKGDLHIDDHHTVEDVGITLGQAFAKAIGDKKGIRRYGHAYVPLDEALSRVVIDFSGRPGLQMHVPYTRATVGGFDVDLFQEFFQGFVNHALVSLHIDNLRGTNTHHQIETVFKAFGRALRMAVELDERMAGQMPSTKGVL; translated from the coding sequence ATGGTCGAACGTATGGCGTCCGTCGAGCGCGACACTCTGGAAACCCAGATCAAAGCCTCGATCAACCTGGATGGCACCGGAAAGGCCCGATTTGATATCGGTGTACCTTTTCTTGAGCACATGCTGGACCAGATCGCCCGTCATGGGCTGATCGACCTGGATATTGTCAGCAAGGGCGACCTGCACATCGACGACCACCACACGGTGGAAGACGTGGGCATCACCCTCGGCCAGGCCTTTGCCAAGGCCATCGGCGACAAAAAAGGCATCCGTCGCTACGGCCACGCCTATGTCCCGCTGGACGAAGCGCTGTCGCGCGTCGTCATCGACTTCTCCGGCCGCCCAGGCCTGCAGATGCACGTGCCCTACACCCGCGCCACCGTGGGTGGCTTTGACGTCGACCTGTTCCAGGAATTCTTCCAGGGTTTCGTCAACCACGCCCTGGTCAGCCTGCACATCGACAACCTGCGCGGCACCAACACCCACCACCAGATCGAAACCGTGTTCAAGGCTTTCGGCCGCGCGCTGCGCATGGCCGTGGAGCTGGATGAGCGCATGGCCGGGCAAATGCCTTCGACCAAGGGCGTTCTGTAA